A stretch of the Veillonella parvula DSM 2008 genome encodes the following:
- a CDS encoding polysaccharide biosynthesis protein, translated as MRSYLLPSILFITDIVTIVIVAFISLFIRFDGHIEPQYINQMVDALPLLLISYMLMFLIMHLYTRIWRYAGMREVLAVFVATTIGTALFYSSMFVFGKSLPRSIYFITWFLTTGAVGMGRMLLHYVALHYSSGDDGESGQVNTLIIGAGDAGATIAREIERYHKRSRRVIGYVDDDMFKHNRLMNGFRILGNREDIPALVAKYKVEEIIIAMPSVKRDIIQEIMEICSPLKCKINILPGMYQLLDDEVLVSHLHPVSIEDLLERDEIQLDTSKVETYLKDKVVLVTGAGGSIGSEICRQVLRVKPKKLLLLGHGENSIYLIHQELRSIAPEGTLVPIIADIRDKNQLEQIFKNYNPDVVFHAAAHKHVPLMEIQPIAAVLNNIYGTRNVADVAGAHGVDRFVMISTDKAVNPTSVMGATKRVAEKVVLGMNHTYDTKFITVRFGNVLGSRGSVIPLFRKQIEAGAPVTVTDPEMTRYFMTIPEASQLVLQAGAMGNGGEVFLLDMGEPVKIVDLAKNMIRLSGFEPNKDIRIEFTGLRPGEKLYEELLTAEEGTNTTTHKKIFEAALEDVNQEWLSREIERFDTCKTDIDVINVLQDIIPTYDPNHNV; from the coding sequence TATTACTTATTTCGTATATGTTGATGTTCTTGATAATGCATTTATATACACGTATTTGGCGCTATGCAGGGATGCGAGAGGTATTAGCAGTATTTGTAGCGACTACAATTGGTACGGCTTTATTCTATTCCTCTATGTTTGTATTTGGTAAGTCATTACCACGTTCCATCTATTTTATTACATGGTTCCTCACTACAGGTGCTGTTGGTATGGGACGTATGTTGCTTCATTATGTGGCACTTCACTATAGCAGTGGGGACGATGGTGAAAGTGGCCAAGTGAATACATTGATCATAGGAGCCGGTGATGCAGGTGCAACTATAGCTCGTGAAATTGAACGATATCATAAGCGTTCTCGTCGAGTGATTGGTTATGTTGATGATGACATGTTTAAACATAATCGTCTTATGAATGGTTTTAGAATTCTTGGTAATCGTGAAGATATTCCAGCATTAGTTGCTAAGTATAAGGTAGAAGAAATTATTATTGCCATGCCTTCCGTGAAGCGAGATATTATTCAAGAAATCATGGAAATCTGTTCTCCTTTAAAATGTAAAATCAATATTTTACCGGGGATGTATCAATTACTTGATGATGAAGTTCTTGTATCTCATTTACATCCTGTTTCAATCGAGGACTTGTTGGAGCGTGATGAGATTCAGCTCGATACGTCTAAGGTTGAAACATATCTTAAGGATAAAGTGGTTTTAGTTACTGGTGCGGGGGGCTCTATTGGTTCTGAAATTTGTCGTCAAGTTTTACGTGTAAAACCTAAAAAGCTATTGCTCCTTGGTCATGGTGAAAATAGTATTTATCTTATTCATCAAGAATTACGTAGTATTGCGCCTGAAGGTACCTTGGTTCCAATCATTGCAGATATTCGTGATAAGAATCAACTAGAGCAAATTTTTAAAAACTATAATCCTGATGTAGTATTTCATGCGGCAGCTCATAAACATGTGCCGCTTATGGAAATCCAGCCAATTGCTGCGGTATTAAATAATATTTATGGTACTCGTAATGTTGCGGATGTAGCCGGAGCTCATGGAGTAGATCGATTTGTTATGATTTCCACGGATAAAGCGGTGAATCCAACCAGCGTTATGGGCGCTACAAAACGGGTTGCTGAAAAAGTTGTGCTTGGTATGAATCACACATATGATACTAAGTTTATAACAGTTCGTTTTGGTAATGTACTTGGTAGCCGTGGTTCGGTTATTCCTTTATTTCGTAAACAAATTGAAGCAGGTGCCCCTGTAACCGTTACAGATCCAGAAATGACACGTTATTTCATGACTATTCCTGAAGCCAGTCAATTAGTACTTCAAGCTGGTGCCATGGGGAATGGAGGCGAAGTGTTTCTTTTAGACATGGGTGAACCGGTTAAAATTGTCGATTTGGCTAAGAATATGATTCGCCTTTCTGGCTTTGAGCCTAATAAGGATATTCGTATTGAATTTACTGGATTACGTCCAGGTGAAAAGTTATACGAAGAATTATTGACTGCCGAAGAAGGTACGAATACTACTACGCATAAGAAAATTTTTGAAGCAGCTCTAGAAGATGTTAATCAAGAATGGCTGAGTCGTGAAATAGAGCGCTTTGATACATGTAAAACCGATATAGATGTAATTAATGTATTGCAGGATATCATTCCTACATACGATCCAAATCATAATGTATAG